In Desulfofundulus kuznetsovii DSM 6115, the following are encoded in one genomic region:
- a CDS encoding CBS domain-containing protein, producing MPERLAKHIMVPISNYATVNADDSFKHALEVFGNAIPRGYRTLIVLDDHGNIVGFLTTRTILKALAAYGVEEDLWTADSWGTFFVRIERERLKNTKVKKVMRPVVQVFVDENTPIQEVARVILANQVNHIPVLNKERKVVGVVRTIDILDVLANFLKN from the coding sequence ATGCCCGAACGGCTGGCCAAGCACATTATGGTCCCCATTTCTAACTACGCCACCGTTAATGCTGACGACAGTTTTAAGCATGCCCTGGAGGTGTTTGGAAACGCCATCCCCAGGGGTTACCGCACTTTAATCGTTCTGGATGATCATGGCAACATAGTGGGCTTTTTAACTACCAGAACAATCTTGAAGGCTCTGGCTGCCTATGGCGTAGAAGAAGACCTATGGACTGCAGACAGTTGGGGAACTTTCTTTGTGCGCATTGAAAGGGAGCGGCTGAAGAATACAAAGGTTAAAAAGGTAATGCGGCCCGTCGTACAGGTTTTTGTTGACGAAAACACCCCTATTCAAGAAGTGGCACGCGTTATTCTGGCCAACCAGGTAAACCATATTCCCGTTCTCAACAAGGAACGCAAGGTCGTGGGGGTTGTCCGGACCATAGATATACTTGATGTCCTGGCCAACTTTTTAAAAAATTAG
- a CDS encoding bifunctional diguanylate cyclase/phosphohydrolase: MEKGAGVMASGDFSRAKLVLGALLGVLAIWSFQLVFFHLAFGQTEKTFGERLEKLTLSARLVELTSRSTLLAEEEARLRSYARRLAELTRTPRGRELSRRLAGAVDRFLSRPPALRAPVRAELAELARENDAFQRRRLEEEVALAGRDFRRLFGVVAATSGAAFLLSGAVVGLLWIWLSHQMELNRLVVRCTRNAVLVGDRRGRVALVNPVFAGLAGKTPGELTGLPLEAAGPTGALLARRIRRGEEVIGREVLWQTADGCPKCFSVDVILLKDQGNLVRGGVAVLRDVTAQWKERQKAEQEKAALKEMARRDPLTGLLNHGALMEHLEVLVEKARNENRPLAFLMLDLDHFKIYNDTLGHPAGDRLLREFARLLEKNVRSQDLVARYGGDEFAVVLPDTDGASAYQLAERLRREIAAHPFPGREVLPGRCLTASIGVADTTSAGTDSAGLLIKAADEALYAAKLGTRNRVELYHSALSEIKQAMQGEQREALLVAVRTNLLFLHMRDQYTYYHSERVVRYTQIIAREMGLSPDEARMLRIGAVLHDIGKVCVPPEILTKEGPLTPEEWEEVKKHPQHGVGILAPFSLPAPVIEIVRHHHERYDGTGYPAGLKGEKIPFPARIVSVADAFDAMIVDRPYRRALSLPAALEELRRCGKSQFDPEVARRFARAVEEGALEERQIL, encoded by the coding sequence TTGGAGAAAGGGGCGGGGGTAATGGCTTCCGGGGATTTCTCGCGGGCAAAGCTGGTGCTGGGAGCCCTGCTGGGGGTGCTGGCCATCTGGTCCTTCCAGCTTGTCTTTTTCCACCTCGCCTTCGGTCAAACGGAAAAAACCTTCGGCGAGAGGCTGGAGAAACTGACGCTGTCGGCCCGGCTGGTGGAGCTTACCTCCCGGAGCACCCTGCTGGCGGAAGAAGAAGCCCGGCTGCGGTCTTACGCCCGGCGCCTGGCGGAATTGACCCGCACCCCCCGGGGGCGGGAACTCTCCCGCCGCCTGGCCGGAGCGGTGGACCGGTTCCTTTCCCGGCCTCCGGCCTTGCGGGCCCCGGTCCGTGCGGAACTGGCGGAACTGGCCCGGGAAAACGACGCCTTCCAGCGCCGCCGGCTTGAGGAGGAGGTTGCCCTTGCCGGGAGGGATTTCCGGCGCCTCTTCGGCGTGGTGGCGGCCACCAGCGGGGCTGCATTTTTACTGAGCGGGGCCGTGGTGGGCCTGTTGTGGATATGGCTTTCGCACCAGATGGAATTGAACCGCCTGGTGGTCAGGTGCACCCGCAACGCCGTGCTGGTGGGCGACCGGCGGGGCAGGGTAGCCCTGGTCAATCCGGTCTTTGCCGGGCTGGCGGGGAAAACCCCCGGGGAACTCACCGGTCTTCCCCTGGAAGCCGCGGGGCCGACGGGGGCGCTTCTGGCCCGCCGCATCAGGAGGGGCGAAGAGGTAATCGGGCGGGAAGTGCTGTGGCAGACTGCCGACGGGTGCCCGAAGTGTTTTTCCGTGGACGTGATCCTCTTGAAGGACCAGGGGAACCTGGTGCGGGGCGGTGTGGCCGTGTTGAGGGACGTCACGGCCCAGTGGAAGGAGCGGCAGAAGGCCGAACAGGAAAAAGCCGCCTTAAAAGAGATGGCCCGGCGTGATCCCCTCACCGGGCTGTTGAACCACGGGGCGCTGATGGAGCACCTGGAGGTGCTGGTGGAGAAGGCCCGGAACGAAAACCGGCCCCTCGCCTTTTTGATGCTCGACCTGGACCACTTTAAGATCTACAACGATACCCTGGGCCACCCCGCCGGCGACAGGCTCCTGCGGGAATTTGCCCGGTTGCTGGAAAAGAACGTGCGCTCGCAGGACCTGGTGGCCAGGTACGGCGGCGACGAGTTTGCCGTGGTTTTGCCCGACACCGACGGGGCCAGCGCCTACCAGCTTGCCGAACGGCTGCGCCGGGAAATCGCCGCGCATCCCTTTCCGGGGAGGGAGGTGCTGCCCGGGCGCTGCCTGACCGCCTCCATCGGGGTGGCCGATACCACCTCTGCGGGGACGGACTCCGCGGGTCTTTTAATTAAAGCCGCCGACGAGGCCCTCTATGCGGCCAAGCTGGGTACCCGCAACCGGGTGGAGCTTTACCACAGCGCCCTCTCCGAGATCAAGCAGGCCATGCAGGGGGAACAGCGGGAAGCCCTGCTGGTGGCCGTGCGCACAAACCTGCTTTTTCTCCACATGCGGGACCAGTATACCTATTATCACTCCGAGCGGGTGGTCAGGTACACGCAAATAATCGCCCGGGAGATGGGCCTTTCCCCTGACGAGGCGCGGATGCTGCGCATTGGAGCCGTACTCCACGACATAGGCAAGGTGTGCGTCCCCCCGGAAATTCTCACCAAAGAAGGCCCCCTGACGCCGGAAGAATGGGAGGAGGTGAAAAAACACCCGCAGCACGGGGTGGGGATTCTGGCGCCCTTTTCCCTTCCCGCGCCGGTAATCGAGATCGTGCGGCACCACCACGAGCGCTATGACGGAACCGGCTACCCGGCGGGCCTGAAGGGCGAAAAAATTCCCTTCCCTGCCCGCATTGTCAGCGTGGCCGACGCCTTTGACGCCATGATTGTGGACCGGCCCTACCGCCGGGCCCTTTCCCTCCCGGCCGCCCTTGAGGAGCTGCGGCGCTGCGGGAAATCCCAGTTCGACCCGGAAGTGGCCCGGCGGTTTGCCCGGGCGGTGGAGGAGGGAGCGCTGGAAGAGAGGCAAATTTTATAA